A single region of the Lactobacillus xylocopicola genome encodes:
- a CDS encoding LTA synthase family protein: MKNKLLNFIQTRTGFFSLLIFLFAVKYIFAMYHDFSLGLTDPYQHFIMWISPFGSAILLFSIGFYFSKPLVSYCVMLFMDFANTGLLFANILYYRQFSDFITVKTIVNTGKVAPGLGKSAVAMLHPSDLLLWLDLIIIIALLIARKIKIAQKSYGLLTPFAITSVGAFVLVANIFLAETSRPRLLGTTFDRSYIVKYLGIDTYTVYDGIKNEQTEQVNRNANTADLNKILSYTKQNKLPKNSTYYGVAKGKNVIVIHLESFQQFLLNLKVNGKEVTPFLNSIYHNQHTLSFDNFYHQVGIGRTSDAENMLETATYGISDGSLFTALGGSNTFQAAPQILREHGKYTSAVFHGNVGSFWNRDDVYKNMGYNYFFDQNYFSHDKSDRIGYGVKDKLMFAESIKYLERMQQPFYTKFITLTNHTPFEMDDEDLDHNFKTTETSDKSINNYFETAHYLDQAIQEFFTYLKKSGLIKNTMVVIYGDHYGLTNSENETLAPIVGESSDTWNNYNNVQMQRVPFMIYSPDLKGGIRHEVAGEIDVLPTLLHLLGISNHNYIQFGSDLLSPAYKPWVVFRNGTIVSQKYIIIGGKGQKGVVYDRQSGKEIVNFTRQEEIEIAQLAKAGKKSLKYSDLLNNHNLLRFYTPTGFKPVDPDQFDYLTNFQQMEGIRDQLQAKSTALISKYHKSTTGLYKTDAPELNGRHEEITDIPESVSGNHLIEKKNKSGKNNKKAYN; encoded by the coding sequence TTGAAAAATAAACTACTTAACTTTATTCAAACTCGTACTGGCTTTTTTAGTCTGTTAATCTTTTTGTTCGCGGTTAAATATATCTTTGCCATGTATCACGACTTTAGTCTGGGGCTTACTGATCCCTACCAGCACTTCATTATGTGGATTAGCCCTTTCGGCAGTGCAATCTTATTGTTTAGCATTGGCTTTTATTTTTCTAAACCACTGGTATCTTACTGTGTGATGCTGTTCATGGATTTTGCCAATACCGGCTTACTCTTTGCTAATATCTTATATTACCGCCAGTTCTCTGACTTCATCACCGTCAAAACAATTGTCAATACCGGCAAGGTGGCTCCTGGTCTCGGTAAAAGTGCAGTGGCAATGCTGCATCCTTCAGACCTGCTGCTTTGGCTAGATTTGATTATCATCATTGCCCTGCTAATTGCCCGTAAAATTAAAATTGCCCAAAAATCATACGGTTTGCTGACCCCCTTTGCGATTACTTCGGTCGGTGCTTTTGTTTTGGTGGCAAATATTTTTCTGGCCGAAACCTCCCGGCCCCGTCTTCTGGGCACGACCTTTGATCGTTCGTATATCGTCAAATACCTGGGAATTGATACTTACACCGTCTACGACGGCATTAAGAATGAACAAACAGAGCAAGTCAACCGTAACGCCAATACTGCTGACTTGAACAAAATCCTATCCTACACCAAACAGAATAAGCTACCCAAAAACAGTACCTACTATGGTGTCGCCAAGGGTAAAAATGTGATTGTCATTCACTTGGAAAGCTTTCAGCAATTTTTGCTTAACTTAAAGGTAAATGGTAAGGAAGTCACTCCTTTTTTAAATTCCATCTACCACAACCAACATACCCTCAGCTTTGACAACTTCTACCACCAGGTTGGTATTGGTCGGACTAGTGATGCCGAGAATATGCTTGAAACAGCAACTTACGGCATTTCTGATGGCTCTTTGTTTACTGCACTCGGTGGCAGTAATACCTTTCAGGCAGCCCCACAAATTTTGCGGGAACATGGAAAATATACTTCAGCGGTTTTCCATGGCAACGTTGGTTCCTTCTGGAACCGTGACGATGTATACAAGAATATGGGCTATAACTACTTTTTTGACCAAAATTACTTTAGTCATGACAAGAGCGATCGTATCGGCTACGGCGTTAAAGACAAGTTGATGTTTGCAGAAAGTATCAAGTACTTAGAGAGAATGCAACAGCCGTTCTACACCAAGTTCATCACCCTAACTAACCATACTCCCTTCGAAATGGATGATGAAGACTTAGATCACAATTTCAAAACTACTGAAACAAGTGATAAGTCAATCAATAATTACTTTGAAACTGCCCACTACCTCGACCAGGCAATTCAAGAGTTTTTTACTTATCTCAAAAAGTCGGGCTTAATCAAAAACACCATGGTAGTAATCTACGGTGACCACTATGGTTTAACTAATTCTGAAAATGAAACTCTCGCCCCAATCGTTGGCGAAAGTTCCGATACTTGGAACAATTACAATAATGTCCAAATGCAACGCGTCCCTTTCATGATCTATTCACCTGATTTAAAGGGCGGGATTAGGCATGAAGTAGCTGGCGAAATTGATGTTCTCCCGACCCTGCTCCACTTGCTAGGTATCTCTAACCACAACTATATTCAGTTTGGCAGCGACCTGCTCTCACCTGCCTACAAGCCCTGGGTGGTCTTCCGTAATGGCACGATTGTCAGCCAAAAATACATCATAATTGGTGGCAAAGGACAAAAAGGCGTGGTCTATGACCGACAAAGTGGCAAAGAAATTGTCAACTTTACTCGGCAAGAAGAAATTGAAATTGCCCAACTGGCTAAAGCAGGCAAAAAATCACTCAAGTACTCCGATTTACTCAATAATCACAACTTACTCCGCTTTTACACTCCCACTGGATTCAAACCCGTTGACCCCGACCAGTTTGACTATCTGACCAACTTTCAGCAAATGGAAGGCATCCGCGACCAGCTACAGGCTAAGTCGACTGCTTTGATTTCTAAATACCACAAGTCAACGACCGGCCTTTACAAGACTGATGCACCCGAGCTTAACGGGCGCCATGAAGAAATTACTGATATTCCCGAATCTGTTTCTGGAAATCATTTAATCGAAAAGAAAAATAAATCTGGAAAAAATAATAAAAAGGCATATAATTAG
- a CDS encoding SPFH domain-containing protein, with the protein MLVFLIIALLVIIFLLSGCRVVPQNNEGLIETLGKYSKTVKAGLVFIIPVIQKMRRVSLAMFPAEISKYSIITKDNAEITTSLTLNYLVTDSYKYFYNNTDSVKSMVELIRGHLRDIIGRMDLNDALGSTSSINTQLADAIGDLTDVYGIRVVRVNIDELLPSAEIQRAMDKQLTADREKIAAIEKAEGEAKNIELTTKAKNDALIATAKAKAAAVKTEADAEAYRINQLQASLATASDGYFKNQSLDSFNKLAEGPNNLIVTSKDDMTNLAAIPTTAKIWHKATKDSD; encoded by the coding sequence TTGCTTGTCTTTTTAATTATTGCTCTACTTGTTATTATTTTCTTATTATCAGGGTGTCGGGTAGTGCCGCAAAATAATGAGGGCTTAATTGAAACCCTGGGCAAATATTCTAAAACTGTCAAAGCCGGTCTAGTCTTTATTATTCCGGTAATTCAAAAAATGCGTCGCGTTTCTTTGGCCATGTTTCCTGCTGAAATTTCCAAATATTCAATTATCACCAAGGATAACGCTGAAATAACTACGAGTCTGACGTTAAACTACTTAGTAACTGACTCTTACAAGTATTTTTACAACAACACGGATTCCGTTAAGTCGATGGTCGAGTTAATCAGAGGGCACTTGCGCGATATTATTGGTCGCATGGACCTGAACGATGCCTTAGGTTCAACCAGCAGTATCAACACGCAACTGGCCGATGCCATTGGTGACCTAACCGATGTCTACGGTATTCGGGTAGTCCGGGTCAACATCGACGAATTACTGCCAAGTGCCGAAATCCAACGAGCAATGGATAAGCAACTGACCGCTGACCGAGAAAAAATTGCGGCCATCGAAAAGGCTGAGGGTGAGGCTAAGAACATCGAGCTAACCACTAAAGCTAAGAACGATGCCTTGATTGCTACCGCTAAAGCTAAGGCTGCGGCAGTTAAAACTGAAGCAGATGCAGAAGCATACCGAATCAACCAACTGCAAGCCAGTCTGGCAACAGCAAGTGACGGTTACTTCAAAAATCAAAGTCTTGACAGTTTTAACAAACTGGCTGAGGGTCCCAACAACTTAATCGTGACAAGTAAGGACGATATGACCAACCTTGCTGCAATTCCTACCACTGCCAAAATTTGGCACAAGGCGACAAAGGATAGTGATTAA
- a CDS encoding VanZ family protein produces MIFLGPLYNSLAQHYATEVNHFALIKMIMLALDKTIFYFLVFMVLRLFWLLLVRRRRTIRSEAMVWLFAFYVLMVLMLTTFRNAYFPWALSFNWHRPLSDINLVFLRETWKMFYAQSRLDFIYNSFGNVVCFIPFGFLAPVVFSKKQSFARVVIAGIIFSVLIEGLQFLLGTGVSDIDDVFFNLCGAALGYLLYLLCWRIRQKLQTR; encoded by the coding sequence ATGATATTTTTAGGACCGCTGTATAATTCGCTGGCGCAGCACTATGCAACTGAAGTAAACCATTTCGCATTGATTAAGATGATTATGCTAGCACTGGATAAAACCATTTTCTACTTTTTGGTTTTTATGGTGTTGCGCTTATTTTGGTTACTCCTAGTTAGACGGCGGCGAACTATCAGGTCTGAGGCCATGGTCTGGTTGTTTGCTTTTTATGTGCTCATGGTATTGATGCTGACGACTTTTCGCAATGCCTATTTTCCTTGGGCGCTCAGCTTTAACTGGCACCGCCCGCTTAGTGATATTAACCTGGTTTTTTTACGGGAAACCTGGAAAATGTTCTATGCCCAAAGCCGACTTGACTTCATTTATAACTCTTTTGGCAATGTGGTTTGCTTTATTCCATTTGGATTTTTGGCGCCAGTTGTTTTTTCCAAAAAGCAATCCTTTGCCCGTGTGGTAATAGCTGGTATCATCTTTTCAGTCTTGATTGAAGGGCTGCAATTTTTATTGGGAACTGGAGTCAGCGATATTGATGACGTCTTCTTTAACCTTTGCGGGGCAGCTTTAGGGTATTTGCTTTATCTACTTTGTTGGCGAATTAGACAAAAACTGCAAACCAGGTAA